From a single Cytophagales bacterium WSM2-2 genomic region:
- a CDS encoding chemotaxis protein CheR, giving the protein MDSLIDANDYKELLSSIRFIYGYDFTDYAESSVKRRIAHFMNTKGLDTLDKLGKILLKDEVFFEEFVQGLSITVTEMFRDPSFYKSIREKVLKRLATYPVIKIWLAGCATGEEAYSIAILLKEEGLLERSIIYATDINQKSLQIAKQGVYSLEGMKVYINNYHNSGGKNDFSEYYTAKYNSVLFDKSLSQNILFSPHNLATDQSFNEFQLIICRNVLMYFNRHLQDKVINLFYDSLCSFGFLGLGDKESLLFSGQKDEFDEVDRKEKIYRRAK; this is encoded by the coding sequence ATGGACTCTCTCATTGACGCTAATGACTACAAAGAACTGCTGAGCTCTATCCGTTTCATTTACGGATATGATTTCACGGATTATGCGGAGTCTTCCGTCAAAAGAAGGATTGCTCATTTTATGAATACCAAAGGCCTTGATACCCTGGATAAACTTGGCAAGATCCTGCTTAAAGATGAAGTCTTTTTCGAAGAATTTGTTCAGGGTCTTTCCATCACGGTCACAGAAATGTTTCGCGACCCTTCATTCTATAAAAGCATTCGTGAAAAAGTCTTGAAGCGATTGGCCACTTATCCGGTGATCAAGATATGGCTGGCCGGATGCGCCACCGGTGAAGAAGCCTATTCGATCGCCATCCTGTTAAAGGAAGAAGGGCTACTGGAAAGATCAATTATATATGCGACAGACATCAATCAAAAGTCATTGCAAATCGCAAAGCAGGGGGTGTATTCATTGGAGGGGATGAAAGTGTACATCAATAATTATCATAATTCTGGTGGAAAGAATGATTTCTCGGAATACTACACGGCTAAATACAATTCCGTCTTGTTTGATAAATCGCTAAGCCAAAACATTTTGTTTTCACCGCACAACCTCGCCACTGATCAGTCATTCAATGAATTTCAATTGATAATTTGTCGCAATGTGCTGATGTACTTTAACCGGCATTTACAAGACAAAGTGATCAATCTTTTTTATGATAGTCTATGTTCTTTCGGTTTTCTCGGTCTCGGTGACAAGGAATCCCTTTTGTTTTCAGGTCAAAAAGATGAGTTTGACGAAGTGGACAGAAAAGAAAAAATCTATAGAAGGGCCAAGTAA
- a CDS encoding hybrid sensor histidine kinase/response regulator, whose product MDRTVTILIIDDKPSNIYVLEKLLEKPERVLVSATSGAEGLKLALNREIDLVILDVQMPEMDGFEVAKILKSNKRTRDVPIIFASAEAKERESIMKGFEEGAVDYLSKPLDPEVTKAKVSVLLKIQLQKKELLEKNLSLENADRQIKELNLELKKNLSQLETANKELESFSYSVSHDLRAPLRTLNGYASILLEDYSANLDGEANRLLQGIQGNADKMNNLIEDLLRLSKLERQEVEKTEVDVLKLVQNIISDIGNSIQHNANIILNPLLPAHADRSLLAQVWVNLISNAIKYSAKKDNPRVEISSSKQNGEVVYHIKDNGAGFNMDYADKLFGVFQRLHKSAEFEGTGIGLAIVKRVVSKHGGRVWAEAKPNEGATFFFSLPF is encoded by the coding sequence ATGGATCGTACAGTGACCATTTTAATAATTGATGATAAGCCGTCCAACATTTACGTGCTGGAAAAACTGCTGGAGAAGCCTGAGAGGGTTTTGGTGAGCGCAACTAGCGGAGCCGAAGGTTTGAAGCTTGCTTTGAATAGAGAAATTGATCTGGTGATCCTTGATGTTCAGATGCCCGAGATGGATGGATTTGAAGTCGCAAAGATCTTAAAATCAAATAAGCGGACAAGAGATGTTCCGATCATATTCGCTTCAGCTGAAGCAAAAGAGCGTGAGTCTATCATGAAAGGGTTTGAGGAAGGAGCTGTTGATTATCTATCTAAACCGCTCGACCCTGAGGTGACCAAGGCCAAGGTGTCTGTCCTGCTGAAAATTCAACTACAAAAAAAAGAACTCCTGGAGAAGAACCTGTCGCTGGAGAATGCCGACAGGCAGATCAAAGAGCTTAACCTGGAGCTGAAGAAGAACTTGTCGCAACTGGAGACAGCTAACAAAGAGCTGGAATCATTCTCTTATTCTGTATCGCATGATCTGCGGGCGCCCCTTCGAACATTGAATGGCTATGCCAGTATCCTGTTGGAGGACTATAGTGCTAACCTTGACGGAGAGGCGAATCGGCTGTTGCAGGGTATTCAGGGCAATGCCGATAAAATGAATAACCTCATTGAGGACCTGCTGCGTCTCTCGAAACTGGAACGACAGGAAGTTGAGAAAACAGAAGTTGATGTATTAAAGCTCGTACAGAACATTATCAGTGACATCGGCAATTCTATTCAACATAATGCAAATATCATTTTGAATCCATTATTGCCTGCTCATGCAGATCGCTCTTTACTTGCGCAGGTATGGGTAAACTTAATATCCAACGCGATAAAATATTCTGCAAAAAAAGACAATCCTCGGGTAGAGATCAGCTCCTCAAAACAGAATGGTGAAGTGGTCTATCACATTAAAGATAATGGTGCTGGATTTAACATGGACTACGCTGATAAATTATTTGGCGTATTTCAACGCTTACATAAATCTGCAGAATTTGAAGGAACAGGCATAGGATTGGCTATTGTTAAGCGTGTTGTTAGCAAACATGGAGGCAGGGTTTGGGCAGAAGCAAAGCCCAATGAAGGCGCGACTTTCTTTTTTTCTTTACCGTTCTAG
- a CDS encoding DNA-binding response regulator: MLQQVDEIQIVGSVSSGEEMINKLPTFNPDVILMDIMMKGMTGIEATRWIKKTRSNVKIILLFSEIKKEFLTSGIQAGIDGYLLKDVEKETLVDSIKTVMNGEKYYESIASFVLGDFYKKEACTQQVKKQIKLIDLTKRELEVLALLANGRSTKETAGELFISIKTVDSHKMHILDKLGLRNTAELVKYAIKNNVISI, encoded by the coding sequence ATGCTGCAACAGGTCGACGAAATTCAAATTGTCGGCTCTGTATCTAGTGGGGAGGAAATGATTAATAAACTGCCGACTTTTAACCCTGACGTTATTTTGATGGATATCATGATGAAGGGAATGACCGGCATCGAAGCGACCAGATGGATTAAGAAGACGAGGAGCAATGTCAAAATCATCCTGCTGTTTTCTGAAATAAAAAAGGAGTTTCTAACCAGTGGTATTCAGGCGGGAATTGATGGATATCTACTTAAAGACGTTGAAAAAGAAACGTTAGTTGATAGCATAAAGACAGTCATGAACGGAGAAAAATACTATGAGTCTATTGCGAGTTTTGTGCTGGGCGACTTTTATAAGAAAGAAGCATGTACACAGCAGGTAAAAAAGCAAATAAAATTAATAGATTTGACTAAGCGAGAATTAGAGGTGTTGGCCTTACTTGCAAATGGGAGAAGCACGAAAGAGACGGCTGGCGAATTATTTATTAGCATTAAAACTGTGGACAGTCACAAAATGCACATCCTCGACAAATTGGGATTAAGAAATACTGCTGAACTCGTAAAGTACGCTATCAAGAATAATGTAATTTCGATATAG
- a CDS encoding hypothetical protein (frameshifted, deletion at around 2639381), giving the protein MNSLVEKVLTDINKLTKHRALITSGHLDTVNADQSLLYQVVFNLISNAIKYSAKNEKAVVEIQSERKDGEFIFSISDNDAGFDMAHANKLFVAFQRLHSNEDFEGTGVGLAIVHRIITRHGGRVWTEGKKNKGAIFFFSLPDS; this is encoded by the coding sequence ATGAATAGCCTAGTGGAAAAAGTATTGACGGATATAAACAAATTAACAAAGCACCGTGCATTGATAACATCAGGTCACTTAGATACAGTGAATGCCGACCAATCGTTACTTTACCAAGTTGTATTCAACCTCATTTCAAATGCAATAAAGTATTCGGCGAAAAATGAAAAAGCTGTTGTGGAAATTCAATCAGAAAGAAAGGATGGTGAATTTATTTTTTCGATATCCGATAATGATGCCGGTTTTGACATGGCTCATGCTAATAAATTATTTGTTGCGTTTCAGCGACTTCACTCCAATGAAGATTTTGAAGGTACGGGCGTTGGTCTTGCAATTGTGCATCGTATCATAACACGGCATGGTGGTCGAGTATGGACTGAGGGAAAGAAAAACAAAGGAGCAATATTCTTTTTCTCTTTACCCGATAGCTAA
- a CDS encoding response regulator — MKIKLKCIMLIDDNADDNFYHERVIKKCNAADKVIAMQDASVALEFLKSVKNSSVDHPDLIFLDINMPGMNGWEFLEEYRKLPKELQSQVIVIMLTTSDNPDDKAKALDLNIAADFKAKPLSKEMLEEIVNSHF, encoded by the coding sequence ATGAAAATCAAACTAAAATGTATCATGCTTATTGACGACAACGCCGATGATAACTTCTATCATGAGCGGGTAATAAAAAAATGCAATGCAGCCGATAAGGTCATTGCTATGCAGGATGCGTCAGTCGCTCTTGAATTTCTGAAGTCAGTAAAAAACAGTAGCGTTGATCACCCAGACTTGATTTTTCTAGACATCAATATGCCAGGCATGAATGGGTGGGAGTTCCTGGAAGAATATCGCAAGCTCCCGAAAGAACTGCAGAGTCAAGTCATTGTCATTATGCTTACGACATCAGACAACCCTGATGACAAAGCCAAGGCATTGGACTTAAATATAGCTGCCGACTTCAAGGCAAAACCACTAAGCAAAGAAATGCTCGAAGAGATTGTTAATAGTCATTTTTAA
- a CDS encoding sodium/hydrogen exchanger — MLEPGEHLLKSIVGMLLSILLLSWLLKRFRQPYFSAYIIAGILLGPHGLQLFTDVTTIAQIGSLGLIMQMFFIGAEIEVPALLKNIRTSAIGVFIQLVLSFVFIGAIGHHLGWNTDRVVLFSFVITLSSSAIILEYLHKNNEIHSRLGNLTTGILILQDFLIVPMIVVLNFLAKEESNVEQLALAVVVTLLFVLSLRMLMLKKKVLIPGFTGFHPDHELQVFIGLLLCFGFAWMTSLLHLSAAMGAMFAGVIIAQTNSMEWLDRTLIPFRVFFLSLFFVSIGLQLDWGFVKEHFTLIAILVILIFSINSFINACVFRLLKETWKNSLYAGALLSQIGEFSLVLCTVAKTLNLVDDFSFQLTLAVISVTMLLSSGWVSVIRSFLFRTSVSGE, encoded by the coding sequence TTGCTTGAGCCCGGAGAACATTTATTAAAAAGCATTGTGGGAATGCTTCTCAGTATCCTATTACTGAGTTGGCTGTTGAAGCGTTTCCGTCAACCTTATTTCAGTGCTTATATTATTGCAGGAATCTTACTTGGGCCTCATGGTTTGCAACTGTTTACAGACGTTACCACCATTGCTCAAATAGGTTCCCTTGGCTTGATCATGCAAATGTTTTTCATTGGAGCTGAAATAGAAGTTCCAGCCCTTCTGAAAAATATACGGACATCGGCCATTGGCGTTTTTATCCAATTAGTACTTAGCTTCGTTTTTATTGGTGCAATTGGTCATCACCTTGGTTGGAACACAGATCGAGTGGTGCTTTTCAGTTTTGTTATTACCCTCAGTAGTTCTGCTATCATACTCGAGTACCTGCATAAAAATAATGAAATCCATTCGCGGTTAGGCAATCTTACTACAGGCATATTGATCCTTCAGGATTTCCTGATCGTACCAATGATTGTGGTGCTAAATTTTCTGGCTAAGGAAGAATCCAATGTTGAGCAGCTAGCGCTAGCTGTAGTGGTGACCCTGTTGTTTGTCTTGTCACTTCGCATGCTCATGCTTAAGAAAAAAGTGTTAATTCCAGGGTTTACCGGCTTTCATCCCGATCATGAATTGCAAGTATTTATAGGATTGCTGTTATGTTTTGGTTTTGCATGGATGACCAGTTTATTGCATCTGTCGGCTGCGATGGGTGCCATGTTTGCTGGAGTAATTATTGCCCAAACGAACTCCATGGAATGGCTTGATCGTACATTGATTCCGTTCCGGGTATTCTTTCTTTCTCTTTTCTTTGTATCCATTGGTCTTCAGTTAGACTGGGGTTTTGTTAAAGAACACTTTACACTCATTGCTATCCTGGTTATATTAATCTTTAGTATCAATAGTTTCATTAACGCATGTGTATTCAGACTACTAAAGGAAACTTGGAAAAACAGTTTGTACGCTGGTGCGCTGCTTTCACAAATCGGTGAGTTCAGCCTTGTGCTCTGCACGGTAGCCAAAACTTTAAATTTAGTAGACGACTTTTCTTTTCAGTTAACACTGGCTGTCATTTCAGTTACAATGTTGTTGTCTTCAGGATGGGTAAGTGTTATTCGGAGTTTTTTGTTTCGAACTTCTGTGAGCGGAGAATAA
- a CDS encoding heat-shock protein, with the protein MKTLVRQNATLFPSLPSLLEDFFNRDWVDSTLANRSYSATLPAVNVIETNDDFIIDVAAPGMKRDEFKVELDNNVLTISSQREEKQQQQDEARNYTRMEFNYQSFQRSFTLPENKVEGEKISARYVDGILHITVPKKDDAKVKPIKQITIG; encoded by the coding sequence ATGAAAACCTTAGTAAGACAAAATGCTACTTTGTTTCCATCCCTTCCTTCGCTGCTTGAAGATTTTTTTAACAGGGATTGGGTCGATTCAACATTAGCCAACAGAAGCTATTCCGCTACACTGCCCGCTGTGAATGTGATAGAGACCAATGACGATTTTATCATTGATGTTGCCGCCCCAGGTATGAAACGTGATGAGTTCAAAGTGGAATTGGACAACAACGTGCTCACTATTTCTTCCCAACGCGAAGAAAAACAGCAACAACAGGATGAGGCCAGAAACTACACCCGTATGGAGTTCAATTATCAATCATTCCAACGCAGTTTCACACTACCCGAAAATAAAGTAGAGGGTGAAAAGATATCTGCGCGTTACGTGGATGGTATTCTCCATATCACTGTGCCTAAAAAAGATGATGCGAAAGTAAAGCCGATCAAGCAGATTACCATCGGTTAG
- a CDS encoding carbonic anhydrase encodes MKTLTKEMQTAITPSIALGLLKEGNKRFVNNLKVNRNLLQQANETSDGQHPFAVILSCIDSRTSAELIFDQGLGDIFSVRIAGNIINEDILGSMEFGCKVAGAKIIIVLGHSKCGAVMGACDHMEMGNLTALLTKIRPAVDDEITTLENRNSSNTQFVENVTTINVRRTVKSIIERSTILKEMLEKGQIGIIGGAHDISTGTVTFYPDTMILHSEK; translated from the coding sequence ATGAAAACGCTAACAAAAGAAATGCAGACTGCCATTACACCTTCAATAGCATTGGGGCTTTTAAAAGAAGGCAATAAAAGATTTGTTAACAATTTGAAGGTAAATAGAAACTTATTGCAGCAAGCCAACGAGACTTCCGATGGTCAGCATCCTTTTGCCGTTATCCTAAGTTGCATCGATAGCCGCACCTCAGCCGAACTTATTTTTGATCAAGGACTGGGCGACATATTTAGTGTGCGCATCGCGGGAAACATTATTAACGAGGATATTCTGGGAAGTATGGAATTCGGTTGTAAAGTGGCTGGGGCTAAAATTATTATTGTTTTGGGGCACAGCAAATGTGGGGCAGTAATGGGCGCATGCGATCACATGGAAATGGGCAACCTTACGGCATTGCTTACCAAAATAAGGCCTGCTGTAGATGATGAAATAACAACCCTGGAAAATCGTAATTCAAGCAATACACAGTTTGTAGAAAATGTGACAACCATTAATGTGAGACGGACAGTTAAGTCGATAATAGAAAGGAGTACTATTTTAAAGGAAATGCTAGAAAAAGGACAAATTGGTATTATTGGAGGAGCTCATGACATTTCAACGGGAACAGTAACCTTCTATCCTGATACGATGATTTTACATTCGGAAAAATAG